The region CCGTACGCGCCCTGGGTCCTGCCCTGGCTCGCCGCCCGCGCCGGCGACCGCGACCGCGCCCGGGCCCTCCTGGACGCCGTCCCCGCTCCCCCGCACGACCTCCTCCAGGAGGCGCTGTGGCTCCTCGTGCTCAAGGCCGCCCGCCTCGCCGGCCATCCGGCGGCCCTGCGCCGCGCAGCCGACGCCCTGCGCCCGGCCTCCGCCGAGCGCGCCGCCGGCAGCGCCCTCCTGGACCTCGGCCCCATCGCCCCCTGGCTCCCCGCCCCGCCCCTGTGACCCGCCCGGGGGCTCTAGTCCTGGTCCGGGCCGTTCTCGGTCGGGCCGGGCTCCGGGGACGGGGTCTCCGCCGTGTCGGGCGGGGGCGTGGCCACGCTGAGGTGGACGGCGTTGGCCCACGGGTCCTCGAAGGCGACCGTCCGGCCGTCGTCGCGGACCGGGACCCGGTAGTGCCGCATGCGCTCGGTGAGTTCGCCGACGTCGTCGGGCGACGGCACCTCGATGTCCACCCGCCCCAGGCCGAGGGTCTGCCGGCGACGCCCGGCCCCGCGGCTGTTCCACACGTTCATCGCCATGTGGTGGTGGTAGCCGCCGGCGCTGACGAACACGGCCTGGTCCCCCAGGGACAGCGTCACGTCGAAGCCCAGCTTGGTGGAGTAGAAGTCGCGCGCCGTCTCCACGTCGCCGACGGAGAGGTGGATGTGGCCGACCCGCGCGTCCCCGATCGGCTCCCCGGCGAGCCCGCGCTCGTCGAGGTGGTCGCGCAGGAAGGCGTTCGGGTCGAGGAAGAGGGTGTTCATCTCGACCCGGCCGTGGGTCCAGCTCCACTGCGTGCGGTCGCGGTCCCAGTACAGCTCGACGCCGTTGCCCTCGGGGTCGTCGAAGTAGAACGCCTTGCTGACCAGGTGGTCGCTGGAGCCGGTGAACGACCCCGGGCGCAGGCGCGCGACGGAGTAGACCGCCGAGGCCAGGGCCGCCTCCGTGTCGAAGAGGATGGCGGTGTGGAACAGCCCCGCGTCCCGCGGTGAGGCGTGGCGCAGGCCCGGGGTGTGCACGAGGACGACGGCGGGTCGGCCGGGGCGTCCGAGGGTCACCTGCGGCCCGGCCTGCTCCAGGACGGACAGGCCGACCCCGTCGCGGTAGTAGGCGGTCATCGCGTCCAGGTCCGCGACGTTGAGGGTGACGGCGCCCATCGAGGTGCCGGCTGCGAGACGTGTCGGTGTGCTCATGCCCCCGTCAACTCACTTGAACGCTCAACCATTCCCGTCGCGGCGGCACGGCGCGGCTCCTGGTCCGCTCAGTCCTCCACCCTGCTGCGGGACCGGTACAGCAGGTCCTGGTAGTCGGGGTGGCGGGCGATCCAGCCCGCGAAGAAGGGGCAGGTCGCCAGCACCCGCAGGTTCGCGGCCCGCGCCTCGTCGAGGGCTGCGCGGGCCAGCGCGGACCCGACCCCCTGCCCCCGTACTCCGGGCCAACCTCGGTGTGCACGAACGCGATGAGCTCCGGCGTACGGATGTACTCCGCGACGCCCGCGACCCCGGACTCCCCGTCGACACGGGCCTCGTAGCGCTTGGCCTCGGGCGCGTCCCTCACTTCGACCGCCATGCGGCCCCTCCCTCTGCTCGATCGACCGGCTCCCCGCGCCGCCCGATCCTGTCGGCACACCGATTCGCCGATGCGGCGAACCGGTGTCGGGCGCCCGCGGCACGGACGGCCCGGCTCCATCCAAGTGGATGACGTGTCCACTATTCAGGGTCGGTACTTGACGTGTCAACCGATCGGCCTCGGAAACCCCGGAACCCGACGTACAGGGGATTCCCGCTACCAAAAAGTTGATTCATCATCTACCATCCGGAGGGCGCGTCGATCACCGCCGTCGCACCCGCGCAGCAGGAGGGGCGGCGCGGCGCCCGCCCGCAGGACACGTACACGACCGCCCCGCCACCCCGGCGACACAGCGAAGGAAGTGACGACCATGACCGGCCCGTCGACGACGAACTGGCCCGGCCTGCGGGTCTCGGACTGGACGCCCACCCGCGACACCCTGCACATGTGGACCCAGATCGTGGGCAAGATCCGCATGGCCCACACACCGCTGGTCAACCACTGGTGGCAGGTGACCCTCTACGTCAGCCCGCGCGGGCTGACGACGTCGGCCGTCCCCCACCGCTCGGGGGCCTTCGAGATCGAGTTCGACTTCATCGGCCACCGGCTGGAGGTCCGCAGCAGCGACGGCGGCGCGCAGAGCCTTCCGCTGCGGCCGATGGCGGTCGCCGAGTTCTACGCCCGCGTCCTGGACATGCTCGACCGGCTCGGGATCGAGGCGCCGATCCGGCCGCGGCCCAACGAGGTCGACCCGGCCATCCCCTTCGCCGAGGACCACGAGCACGCCTCCTACGACGGCGAGGCGGCCGCTCTGTTCTGGCGCCAGCTGCTCCAGGCGAACCGGGTGATGGGCGAGTTCCGGTCGCACTTCGTCGGCAAGGTCAGCCCGGTGCACTTCTTCTGGGGGGCCATGGACCTCGCCTGCACCCGCTTCTCCGGACGGTCGGCGCCGCCGCACCCGGGCGGAGCCCCCAACTGCGGGGACTGGGTCATGGTCGAGGGGTACTCGCGGGAGCTGTCCAGCTGCGGGTTCTGGCCCGGCGGCGGCGAGGGGGGCGCCTTCTACTCCTACGCCTACCCCGCACCCGAGGGGTTCGCCGACCACCCGGTCGGCCCCGAGGGCGCGTACTACAGCACCGAGTACCAACAGTTCCTGTTCCCCTACGAGGCCGCCCGCTCCGCTCCCGACCCCGACCGCGCGGTCGCGGAGTTCCTGCGCACCACCTACGAGGCCGCCGCGGACCTCGGGCGCTGGGACCGCACCGCGCTGGAGGACGACCCCCTGCGGTGGCGGGAGGAGGCGGCGTCCCGGGTGAACGGCGAGGGCTGACCGGGGCCGCCCGCCGGCCTCGGCGCCGGCGCCGGGTCCCGCCGCCGGTCGGCGGGGCCGCCGCGGCCCGCCGACCCGCGCACCGGAGCGGGGCCCGGCGGGCGGGTCGGCGGGCGCCTCCCCACCGGGGGCGCACCGGCGCCGATCGGGTTCAAGTGGATGAGGTGTCAACCACTTCGTTACACTGCGCCCATGAACGCGACGCCGCGCTGGCTGGCCCCGGACGAGAAGGCGGCCTGGGACGGCTTCATCCGGATGCAGGAGACGCTGCTGGGGCGCCTGGGCAGGCTCCTCCAGGCCGACTCGGGGATGTCCGCCTCCGACTACATCGTGCTCGCCAACCTCACGGAAGCGGGCGGGCGGATGCGCTTCCTGGAACTGGCCAGGCTGGTGCACTGGGAGAAGAGCCGCATGTCCCACCAGGTCTCCCGGATGGCGAAGCGCGGGCTGGTGGCCAAGGAGGACTGCCCCGACGACGCCCGCGGCGCGTTCGTCGTCGTCACCCCGGAGGGGTACGAGGCGATCGAGGACGCCGCGCCGCAGCACGTCGAGCACGTTCGCCGCCTGTTCATCGACGCCCTGACGCCGCACCAGCTCAGCACCTTCGCCCGGCTCACCAGGCGCGTCTCGGACCACATGGCCGAGCAGCCGGACTGACCGAACACCACGGCGGGGATCCCGCCTGGAGGGGACGGGGAGGGTGTACGCCCGGCACGGGCCGTCCCGGACTCCGCGCGGCACCGTCAGGGGACCCGGGGCCGTCGACGCGGGACGTCCGGCCCGTCCCCTACTCCACCGCGGTGCGCCGAAGGGGGACCGCACACCGCCCGGGGCGGAGGGAGCACGGCACCGTGTCCGTGCCCACCGAGTCCGTGCCCGCCGACCAGAAGGAAGAGCGCGATGACCAACCAAGAGACCCGGCCGGACACGCACGTGTGCGCCGACGGCGGGCTGCCCGGCCCGCTGGCCGCACGCGAGGACGGGGTGCCGGTCGAGATCATCACCGCCCGCGACGTGCCCCTGGGCGGGCCGCGCGCGATGAACGTGCGCCGCACCCTGCCGCAGCGCCAGCGCTCGCTGATCGGGGCGTGGTGCTTCATCGACCACTACGGCCCCGACGACGTGGCGGCCACCGGCGGCATGGACGTGGCACCACACCCGCACACGGGGCTGCAGACGGTCAGCTGGCTGTTCGAGGGGGCCATCGCCCACATCGACTCCGGCGGCCACAGCGCGGACGTCCTCCCCGGGGAGGTCAACCTGATGACGGCGGGGGCGGGCATCTGCCACTCCGAGACCTCCACCGCGGACTCCGGCCGGCTCCACGGGGTCCAGCTCTGGGTCGCCCTGCCGGAGGAGGCCAGGCACAGCCCGGAGCGCGGGTTCGAGCACTTCGTCCCCGAACCCGTCGGGTTCCCCGGGGGCTCCGCGCTGGTCTTCCTCGGCTCGCTGCTGGGCTCGCGGTCGCCGGTGGCCACGTACACGCCGCTGGTGGGCGCCGAATTGCGCCTCGACCCCGGCGCTGAGCTCACCCTCTCCGTCGACCCCGGGTTCGAGCACGGGCTCCTGGTGGACACGGGCGGGAGCGTCACCCTCGAAGGGGTGCACGTCCCCAAGGACGCCCTGGGCTACACCGGCATCGGCGCCCGGACACTGCGCGTCGCCAACGGGGGCTCCGAGCCGGCCCGGCTCGTGCTCCTGGGCGGCGCCCCCTTCGGCGAGGAGGTCGTCATGTGGTGGAACTTCCTGGGCCGGACGACGGAGGAGATCAGCCGGTACCGCGAGGAGTGGGAGGCCCAGGGCGAGCGCTTCGGCCGCGTCGAGGGGTACGTGGGTCACGGCGGCCCGGGCAGGAACCGCGAGGGGATGTCCAGGATCCCCGCCCCGGAGCTGCCCCCGGTCCGGATGCGGCCGCGCAAGAACCCGCCGCCCCACGCGCAGCTCAACGGCTGACCGGCGCCGCCTGTCCCGCCGACCGTACCGGTCCCGCCGGCCCGGCCGCCACCCGCCCCGCACGGGCGCACGAACCAACGCGACCACCGCACCCACCACTCCCGCCGTCCCCACCACCGACCCGGCCGGGCACCGTCCCCGCAGAGAGGCAGCCGAGATGACCGAACAGCACACCGACAGGACGGGCGCCCCCGTGTCCATAGCCCTGGACCGGACGCGCGCCGTCAGCGCCTACACCGTGAGCACGCAGGACGGCGCCCTCGCCGGGCGCGCGGACTTCGTCGACCCGCCCGGTGCCCCCGGCGAGCGCGTCTTCTTCCACACCGAGGTCGCCCCGGAGTTCGGCGGCCGCGGCCTGGCCGGGCTGCTCGTCCGCGAGGCCCTGGCCGACGCGGTCCGCGGGAACCTCACCGTCGTGCCCGTGTGCCCGCTCTTCGCCGCGCACCTGAAGAAGCACGGCGAGGAGTACACGGCCGGGGGCGGGCGGTTCCGCCGGCCCAGACCGGCCGACCTGGCCCTGGTCGAGGAGACCGTCAGGGGCGGGGGCGACGCGTGAGCGCGGAACGCCCCTACATCGACAAGGAGCACCCCGAGGTCTACCGGGCGATGGTCAAGGCGGCCGCCGCCTCCCGGACCGCGGCGAACGAGGCCGGGCTGGGCGACGACCTCATCGAGATGATCAACATCCGGGTGTCCCAGATCAACGGGTGCCCGACCTGTCTGAGCATCCACGCCGCGAAGGCGCGCAAGGCCGGTGTCGAGCAGAGCACGCTGGACGTGCTGCCGGCCTGGCGCGAAACCACCCTGTTCACCGACGCGCAGAGGGCCGCGTTCGAGCTGGCGGAGTCCCTGACGGTGCTCGACCCGACCGTCGACCGGCAGGCCGTCAACGCCCGCGCGGCCGCCCACCTGAGCACCGCCCAGATCTCCGCGGTGGAGTGGACGGCCACGCTCATCAACGCGTTCAACCGCATCTCGATCGCCAGCGGCCACCCGGTGGTCCGGCGGTAGAACGACCGCGCCGCCCGGGGGCTCCCCCGGCGCGGCGGCGGGCCCGGCGCCCGCGCCCCTTGCCGACAGGCTCCGGGCGCGGGCGCCGTCGTGTGCCGGGCCGGGGAGCGGGCCGCCCGGCCCCGGCCTCCGGCCCTCCCCTCCCCCGCAGGCGGACCCGTGCGACCGGGACGTTTTGACACCCGGATCGGATAACCGCTATCTATTGGCTAACCGTTAGGGGGCAGAGTGCAGGACGCAGTGCTGGCGATGCTCGCCAAGGAGCCGTCGCACGGGTACCGACTGCGCGCCCGGCTCCAGCAGAGCCTGGGGCCGCTGGGCGCGTCGATGAACCCCGGCCAGATCTACGTGACCCTGGGCCGACTGGAGAAGGCCGGGCTCGTGGTCTGCGAGCAGGCGGACGACGGCCTCCCCGAGCGGTCGGACCGCAAGGTCTACGCCCTCACGCCGGCCGGGCAGCAGCGCGTGGCCGCCTGGCTGGCCGAGGTGAACTGGCCCAAGCCC is a window of Nocardiopsis changdeensis DNA encoding:
- a CDS encoding VOC family protein; this translates as MSTPTRLAAGTSMGAVTLNVADLDAMTAYYRDGVGLSVLEQAGPQVTLGRPGRPAVVLVHTPGLRHASPRDAGLFHTAILFDTEAALASAVYSVARLRPGSFTGSSDHLVSKAFYFDDPEGNGVELYWDRDRTQWSWTHGRVEMNTLFLDPNAFLRDHLDERGLAGEPIGDARVGHIHLSVGDVETARDFYSTKLGFDVTLSLGDQAVFVSAGGYHHHMAMNVWNSRGAGRRRQTLGLGRVDIEVPSPDDVGELTERMRHYRVPVRDDGRTVAFEDPWANAVHLSVATPPPDTAETPSPEPGPTENGPDQD
- a CDS encoding GNAT family N-acetyltransferase; amino-acid sequence: MPRAPDTGSPHRRIGVPTGSGGAGSRSIEQREGPHGGRSEGRARGQALRGPCRRGVRGRGRRGVHPYAGAHRVRAHRGWPGVRGQGVGSALARAALDEARAANLRVLATCPFFAGWIARHPDYQDLLYRSRSRVED
- a CDS encoding DUF5996 family protein is translated as MTGPSTTNWPGLRVSDWTPTRDTLHMWTQIVGKIRMAHTPLVNHWWQVTLYVSPRGLTTSAVPHRSGAFEIEFDFIGHRLEVRSSDGGAQSLPLRPMAVAEFYARVLDMLDRLGIEAPIRPRPNEVDPAIPFAEDHEHASYDGEAAALFWRQLLQANRVMGEFRSHFVGKVSPVHFFWGAMDLACTRFSGRSAPPHPGGAPNCGDWVMVEGYSRELSSCGFWPGGGEGGAFYSYAYPAPEGFADHPVGPEGAYYSTEYQQFLFPYEAARSAPDPDRAVAEFLRTTYEAAADLGRWDRTALEDDPLRWREEAASRVNGEG
- a CDS encoding MarR family winged helix-turn-helix transcriptional regulator, with amino-acid sequence MNATPRWLAPDEKAAWDGFIRMQETLLGRLGRLLQADSGMSASDYIVLANLTEAGGRMRFLELARLVHWEKSRMSHQVSRMAKRGLVAKEDCPDDARGAFVVVTPEGYEAIEDAAPQHVEHVRRLFIDALTPHQLSTFARLTRRVSDHMAEQPD
- a CDS encoding pirin family protein, which gives rise to MTNQETRPDTHVCADGGLPGPLAAREDGVPVEIITARDVPLGGPRAMNVRRTLPQRQRSLIGAWCFIDHYGPDDVAATGGMDVAPHPHTGLQTVSWLFEGAIAHIDSGGHSADVLPGEVNLMTAGAGICHSETSTADSGRLHGVQLWVALPEEARHSPERGFEHFVPEPVGFPGGSALVFLGSLLGSRSPVATYTPLVGAELRLDPGAELTLSVDPGFEHGLLVDTGGSVTLEGVHVPKDALGYTGIGARTLRVANGGSEPARLVLLGGAPFGEEVVMWWNFLGRTTEEISRYREEWEAQGERFGRVEGYVGHGGPGRNREGMSRIPAPELPPVRMRPRKNPPPHAQLNG
- a CDS encoding GNAT family N-acetyltransferase — its product is MTEQHTDRTGAPVSIALDRTRAVSAYTVSTQDGALAGRADFVDPPGAPGERVFFHTEVAPEFGGRGLAGLLVREALADAVRGNLTVVPVCPLFAAHLKKHGEEYTAGGGRFRRPRPADLALVEETVRGGGDA
- a CDS encoding carboxymuconolactone decarboxylase family protein — encoded protein: MSAERPYIDKEHPEVYRAMVKAAAASRTAANEAGLGDDLIEMINIRVSQINGCPTCLSIHAAKARKAGVEQSTLDVLPAWRETTLFTDAQRAAFELAESLTVLDPTVDRQAVNARAAAHLSTAQISAVEWTATLINAFNRISIASGHPVVRR
- a CDS encoding PadR family transcriptional regulator, translating into MQDAVLAMLAKEPSHGYRLRARLQQSLGPLGASMNPGQIYVTLGRLEKAGLVVCEQADDGLPERSDRKVYALTPAGQQRVAAWLAEVNWPKPDLAEFHLKLVAAAAARLADPVELVAAQRRELLRRLHEVQQAALAEPAGSPGVLLLEGVVLRLQADLRWLAACERAWSKADDESEDR